A single window of Aphidius gifuensis isolate YNYX2018 linkage group LG1, ASM1490517v1, whole genome shotgun sequence DNA harbors:
- the LOC122847785 gene encoding matrix metalloproteinase-19-like, translating to MSMPRCGIKDKIISTSTDQNNVKRYVIQGTKWYKYQLTYRILKYPSRSVLDKKTIDKEIARAFNVWSDYTDLTFTPKPTGPVDIEIKFVRGDHGDYDNFDGPSGVLAHAFFPAHGGDIHFDDDEYWTANDYNGINLFQTAAHEIGHALGLSHSNGKALMAPLYRQYDPNFMLHYDDIRGIQALYGPKTSKPLTTTIPPPRPTPTTRDYYWKMIDGKPISEPPQLISSYWQGLPGNIDAAFSLYDRYTFFFKGTKFWRYLDDKVDGNYFPREISQDFPGVPNDIDAATISSKNGIIYFFKGAHFWKFYYRSIRLIKISAPIPIGLLYGAPDNGIDAIFSSNESTYYFKDNMYYVTNTQTMSTVSGPINVYLFSCPVFSF from the exons ATGAGCATGCCAAGATGTggaattaaagataaaattatttcaacatcaACTGATCAAAATAATG TTAAACGTTATGTTATTCAAG gTACAAAATGGTACAAGTATCAATTAACATAtcgtatattaaaatatccaTCAAGATCTGtgcttgataaaaaaacaattgacaaAGAAATAGCTCGTGCATTTAATGTTTGGTCTGATTATACTGATTTAACATTTACACCAAAACCAACTGGTCCAGttgatattgaaattaaatttgtacGTGGTGATCATGgtgattatgataattttgatggaCCAAGTGGTGTTTTAGCACATGCATTTTTTCCAGCACATGGTGGTGATAtacattttgatgatgatgaatactGGACAGCAAATGATTACAatggaattaatttatttcaaacagCCGCACATGAAATTGGTCATGCACTTGGTCTTTCTCATAGTAATGGAAAAGCTCTTATGGCACCACTTTATCGACAATATGATCCAAATTTTATGCTACATTATGATGATATACGAGGAATTCAA gcaTTGTATGGACCTAAAACATCAAAACCATTAACAACTACTATTCCACCACCAAgaccaacaccaacaacac gtGATTATTATTGGAAAATGATTGATGGCAAACCAATAAGTGAACCACCACAATTAATAAGCTCATATTGGCAAGGTTTACCTGGTAATATTGATGCCGCATTTTCACTCTACGATAGATATACATTTTTCttcaag gGAACAAAATTTTGGAGATATCTTGATGATAAAGTTGATGGAAATTATTTTCCAAGAGAAATTAGTCAAGATTTTCCAGGTGTACCAAATGATATTGATGCTGCAACAATTTCATCTAAAaatggaattatttatttttttaaaggagcccatttttggaaattttattatcgCAGTATtagattgataaaaatttcagcTCCAATTCCCATTGGATTACTTTATGGAGCACCAGATAATGGTATCGATGCTATTTTCTCATCAAATGAATCAACCTATTATTTCAAGGACAATATGTACTACGTAACAAACACCCAAACAATG agTACAGTTAGTGGACCAATAAATGTCTACTTATTTTCTTGTCCAGTTTtcagtttttaa